One Brassica napus cultivar Da-Ae chromosome C2, Da-Ae, whole genome shotgun sequence DNA window includes the following coding sequences:
- the LOC106378368 gene encoding uncharacterized protein LOC106378368 has protein sequence MEDCVALKIEVNELLKKGHLREFLSEKAKSYLSKQTTGKPTKAAPRHKPRSCEEKHLERQARPRGSQAKTPASRYGRNKFYGQGEGESSHPTSGRPGHIAHCRELPGEKDTVDNGSSGNIIFQAAYKDLRLKESAITRRITPLIGFSGEVKQTAGEVTLPVYAEGINMSTKFLVVDCDSSYNMILGRPWIHGMGAVPSTLHQMVKFPTPWGIKAIRGDHEYSRFCYQTTLKGKTKVLQQLQSKPPAHHTEEPEVEEMDDVPLIE, from the exons ATGGAGGACTGCGTTGCACTGAAGATCGAGGTCAACGAGTTGCTTAAGAAAGGACACCTCAGGGAGTTCCTTTCCGAGAAGGCCAAGAGCTATCTAAGCAAGCAGACAACGGGAAAGCCCACTAAAGCTGCTCCC CGGCATAAGCCACGCAGCTGCGAAGAAAAGCACCTGGAACGCCAAGCACGGCCTAGAGGTAGCCAAGCCAAAACACCTGCTTCTAGGTATGGACGAAATAAGTTTTACGGCCAAGGAGAAGGAGAAAGTTCTCACCCCACATCAGGACGCCCTGGTCATATCGCTCACTGTAGAGAACTGCCTGGTGAAAAGGATACTGTAGATAATGGGAGCTCCGGAAACATCATCTTCCAGGCCGCATACAAGGATTTGAGGCTGAAGGAAAGCGCTATAACTCGGAGGATAACCCCACTTATAGGGTTCAGCGGAGAAGTCAAACAAACCGCCGGAGAGGTGACCCTCCCTGTATACGCTGAAGGGATCAACATGTCAACCAAGTTCCTTGTTGTTGACTGCGACTCGTCCTACAATATGATCCTAGGACGTCCCTGGATTCACGGCATGGGGGCCGTCCCTTCGACTCTTCACCAGATGGTGAAATTCCCTACACCCTGGGGCATAAAGGCGATCAGAGGGGATCATGAGTATTCCCGCTTCTGCTACCAGACTACTCTGAAGGGAAAGACCAAGGTCTTACAGCAATTACAGAGTAAGCCTCCAGCTCATCACACCGAGGAACCTGAGGTAGAGGAAATGGACGACGTGCCATTAATCGAATAA
- the LOC125582418 gene encoding uncharacterized protein At3g43530-like codes for MTLLVKESDGTEAIKPMGMFFKPSEYKKKINLGTRCLIVDAITTLSKLKPKLSNAEWSWFAEHPQFRHIFHMKRENHRVQEMWMLLLRTTCSNKRREVRFIVNGIPIRYGLREHALISGLNCHNYPLGYKECGGTKFVDRHFKEGEFRRLEDVKANLVNIGPHRDRLNMAVQFFLGSVICAQTKVGNGANDVLELFQREVDDLDFWRTFPWARYSFGYMLKEISHTMDHFGGSVKENILWPLPGFGVPLELLAFETIPKLGKEFRVPVEGADVYCPRMCQTSFKRNGMKGVSVSEINKALGEETGIDSIIPTKTPQERTLLDDNLEDENDVDKPDIAVDSWEKRLDEGLSIFFKDMFDEGVAAREKQAEEIEDAAGDGVHLAVQSIEQGEGMKMLKTMLRLIKRVDKKVGQLDEILLPLEAFVKDVEKRKQRKK; via the exons ATGACTCTGCTGGTCAAG GAATCTGATGGAACGGAGGCAATCAAACCAATGGGAATGTTCTTTAAGCCATCAGAGTAcaagaaaaagataaatctaGGAACAAGGTGTTTGATAGTGGATGCAATTACGACGTTAAGCAAGCTGAAACCGAAGCTGTCTAACGCGGAGTGGAGCTGGTTTGCGGAGCATCCTCAATTCAGACACATTTTCCACATGAAAAGAGAGAACCACAGGGTTCAGGAAATGTGGATGTTGTTGCTGCGGACTACTTGTAGCAATAAGAGAAGAGAAGTGCGGTTCATTGTCAATGGCATTCCCATCCGGTACGGTCTGAGGGAACACGCTTTGATATCAGGGTTAAATTGTCACAACTATCCTCTCGGTTACAAGGAGTGTGGCGGGACAAAGTTTGTGGATCGACATTTCAAGGAAGGAGAATTTAGAAGGTTGGAGGATGTGAAAGCAAATCTGGTGAACATTGGACCCCATAGAGACAGACTGAATATGGCGGTTCAATTCTTCTTAGGAAGTGTTATTTGTGCACAAACGAAGGTTGGAAACGGAGCTAATGATGTCTTGGAACTTTTCCAAAGAGAAGTGGATGATCTTGACTTCTGGCGGACCTTTCCATGGGCGAGATACTCATTTGGTTACATGTTAAAGGAGATCTCTCATACAATGGATCATTTTGGAGGGTCGGTGAAAGAGAATATATTGTGGCCTCTTCCAGGTTTCGGTGTTCCACTAGAG CTTCTTGCATTCGAGACAATTCCTAAGCTGGGAAAGGAGTTTAGAGTACCTGTTGAAGGAGCTGATGTCTATTGTCCGAGGATGTGCCAGACATCATTCAAACGAAATGGAATGAAAGGAGTATCAGTTTCTGAGATAAATAAGGCACTGGGTGAAGAAACC GGTATTGACAGCATCATTCCCACCAAAACTCCACAAGAAAGAACTCTCTTGGATGACAATTTGGAAGATGAAAACGATGTTGATAAGCCTGATATAGCTGTGGACAGTTGGGAAAAGCGTCTGGATGAAGGATTGTCAATCTTTTTTAAAGACATGTTTGATGAAGGTGTGGCCGCACGAGAAAAACAGGCAGAAGAGATAGAAGATGCAGCAGGGGATGGAGTACATTTAGCTGTGCAGTCGATTGAACAGGGGGAGGGTATGAAGATGCTGAAAACGATGCTGAGACTGATCAAGAGAGTTGACAAGAAGGTTGGCCAATTGGATGAGATATTGCTCCCGCTTGAGGCTTTTGTGAAGGACGTAGAGAAACGGAAACAGAGAAAGAAGTGA